The Brassica napus cultivar Da-Ae chromosome C7, Da-Ae, whole genome shotgun sequence genomic interval tgttcctaagctgttcaTGGATAAAGAACAACATTGTTCTTAAGCTGTACATGGATAAAGAACAGtattgttcctaagctgttcaTGGATTGAAACAAATCAgttgcatatagtatgtaatacTAGTAAAGGAATTGTATAAGGACAATCCAAATTCAGTCCATACATATACTTATAAAAGAGATTTGAATTCCTTGTGTTTACTTTATACTAAACCAGCCTAAAGAGAGGTTAATTGGTTGATACAGATTATTTATTAAATCTGTGTGGGTGTCTGGCTAGAGGTGTCCGGCCCTTCTTCTTTGATCATGGCTAGTGGAAAAGAAAGATCAGCTATCATGATTGCCGTCCATAAGCTCGTGTAGTCGAGGTCCATGACCTAATAGATCTTCCGGTGCGTTGTATGATCCACGGCAACAAAGGTCATGGGACACCATCAAGGTATGGATAAAAGACTGCAATAGCATTACCGAATGCAAGAGAGATTACTGATCGAGATCCATGAGTGTGTTCGGCCGAAGAGCCATAGCTTGATGagattataaaactcattacAGCAATAATCATTGATCTagaacactcatgagacaagttaTAAACATGTATAGAAGAAGTCTATGACTCAATATGGATCGATCAGATTAGTGCATAGTCGATGATAATAAAGAAAGATCTATGGACAGAGACATTGGTACACATCCGTGTAGTAGATACACCGGAACATAGGTTTACGACCTGAGACTATAAGTTCATAAGTACCATGCTCAGTATATATATTGTCCACAGTGTGTTTAGTATGTCCGACCTAATTAAGAGTAGTCGACAGCCAAAGGTCCACTTCTTGACCACGCACACACGATGTCAGAAGACATGAGAAGAGACCGGAAAGGTCAAAGTAATCCaattacggttcagtaatgaACTTGGCCGATTTGTTTACTCcctacctgcacgttcaggaaaGATCACGCATCAGATGCATAGACTGAAGAAACCTCCACTGAGGtccacatcagggggagtagtacgtgttgtactctttttccttcatcatggttttgtcccactgggttttcctgataaggttttaatgaggcaacatgaagcgtactacgaTCCTGaatggttatgacatccaagggggagtgttataaattaattagtggatgtccataaccggcccggtccataactgGCCCATacaactagagagagagagttggccacgacttggagagagagagagagagtcggccatgacttggagagagagagagagagagagagtcggccatgacatggagagagagagaggcggcttggagaaaagaaaaccatctttcttttttcttgtaattgttatctttctattattatatattagtagTTTTCTTAATCCTAGtgggtttaggttttggatacttttatttttacttatcttgtaatcccctatataagggaacacttattcattaatgaaacatataaatattCAGACCTAAAACCTTCGTTTTACAACAGAAGgttatttttctttgtaattgCTTTGGAAGAAAGCTTATATGATTCAAGTCTCCATATTGTAAAGAACACACATTCAGACAACCAAGAGAATTCTCCCACTTgagtattttatgtttttattttattttgagtctgagagtacGACGCAAAATTAGGTtcgatagattctgtttttcggtGATAGGTTACAGAAACAATGCTGCAGTTGTATCATGAGAATCTGAGTGCTATGAAACCGTCACACTACGGGAtgtttaaagatttaaggaaaCAGATTAATCATCTCGACTCTGcaatttttctttattcttatatttcggtattgtaattttaatttatgtttttattgttctttacaaatatcagttgtccTATGGTAGTGAAATAAAGTTCCTACACTATTTGTACCTCGGGTCGGGTTAGAGATATAAccgagagaggaagaagacgagtGAAAGTGATGTACTCTATAATCACATTGATTATAGTGGATGGTTGAGAGACCTGATTCTCTTCCAGGTGATGTATAACAGCTTCTCCACATCAGAGAAGTGTGGTGAGAACCGGATAAACAAAATCTTGTGtgttctttatttctttcttgCTTGATTCTGTGATTAATTAGATTGTTTAGGCTTGATATAATTATTAAACTGAGCCAAAATTACAAGATAAATCCTCAACAAATATAATGTAAACATTTTTTCTGGTTGAATTAATTTTACCGTCagtaaaaataattgtttaaacATTCTTATTACATAACCACAACAACATTagtataattttgttttgaagatatatgTGCCATCAAACCCAAACACAtcttctaatctattaaaactaaaatacaaaatgaaattaaccattaatttatgttaatattTACAATCTATGCCATTGAGATAATAAATACCTATAGATTTTATCATTAATTAACTTTTGTCATTTAAAATAGCATAAAACATTAGGAACATACCTTTTCCGTAGATTTTGTGTAATATACACGTAGATTAACTGGATTTTGACATTGATTATATGTTTCACATATATTAACCGGCCATATAAACATGTCATTTACGCATGCTTTCGCATTGACTAGCCGAAGTTTACTATACTAAAACATGACACATTCACATATAATATTAACATTAGGCTAATACTTAAgtcttgcgcgggatgaacattatatataatttttaagtattatatttttttacatgtttttttttttttgacagcaaacaatttacagatttttattgactctgtaaaccaaattggAAACTCTGCATACatgttatgaaataataaatatatattaaatattaaaaattcagtaaatatcttctaatctattaaaactgaagtacaagtTGAAATTAACcattaatttatgttaatattTACAATCTATGCCATTGAGATAATAAATACCTATAGATTTTATCATTAATTAACTTTTGTCATTTAAAATAGCATAAAACATTAGGAACATACCTTTTCCGTAGATTTTGTGTAATATACACGTAGATTAACTGGATTTTGACATTGATTATATGTTTCACATATATTAACCGGCCATATAAACATGTCATTTACGCATGCTTTCGCATTGACTAGCCGAAGTTTACTATACTAAAACATGACACATTCACATATAATATTAACATTAGGCTAATACTTAAgtcttgcgcgggatgaacattatatataatttttaagtattataattttttacatgttttttttttgacagcaaacaaTTTACAGATttatattgactctgtaaaccaaattggAAACTCTGCATACatgttatgaaataataaatatatattaaatattaaaaattcagtaaATATTACGTATATTATCAAATTGATGCGAACATATGAATAAATTTTACTAATCCAAGAgacactttttattttatatggtctataataaatttaaaggatattaacatagatatatagtactATATTTAATActgatatttattaaaaaaaaaattttatttatattttttttatcatttgtatcgttttataacaaaaactttgAATCACTGATAACAAATATTTCATTGTgtgatgtttaatattttttgtaatttataatttaaaaaaaaacagtgcaattttaaaatttaagtatTAAGCAATCAACATTATTCAaagcttttaccaaaaaaaatgttcaaagaaaATTTCAGTATTAAAgtacttatgtattttatatgctatatatttaatttaaacggtataaataaaaaaaatatatatataatctttatatttattaaatgagtcttaatacttatatgattttgtaatcatttgtatcttgtcataacaaaaaatttagacCATGGTTcactaaaattttaatgtgagatttttaacagttttagtaatttataatcgtttttaaaaattcaagatATAACATATACGGAAAAATCTTAAGTTATATTAcatggttaatgtggttgtttaatttattttaataagttaaaattgaaaaaaaaaatgataggggatacactaatttttatcaaatctttattattcaaaatcattaattgtcatatatattttagccacattaggcaattctatagtttttatttatcgaaagaataaaaacattaataattaatttatggctagtttaataaaaagtttattatatatttagatagaCCAACGTATTTCTCTagagattctaagaatcattatgGTGATAATACATGGTTACCTCAAATGTtataatgtttatcttttaataaatagaggatTAGTTTAGTACTATCACACTACTCATCAAACTTTGTGTCAAGCCAACCCTAAATATAAAATCTTATTCATTAAGATTAATATacaaattgatataaaataatatataaaactgatattacaatatatataatatatggaaaatttatatatatttatttatatatattaagatcgaattatattatataatcatagtataaattaataaaacaataatgTCAATTATATATTGTTATCATCTACAATAGAAAAAACATTAACTCATCTCAAATTttgatttcaatatatatatatatatatatatatctataaaaattaaaaaaaaacaaagaaaaacacatttaaaataaCATGTTAAAATtaagcaaactatataatacattaaaatcaaaaataaaattgataacacatctcaaaattttatatctataaataaataattcataAACGGAACcaagattaataaaaataaatttattaaaaataatgatgcGATTGAAAGCAAGTGTCAAAAGAATAATTTTAGGTTCAATAGCTTAAAcatacaaattattaaaaaaatagatcaagaaaataaaaaatttgtcaagaaaaatatatcatttaaattggtttaacaTTCGAAGACAATATAAATAACAAACACATGTTTACAGATTAAAAACTTGGATCATTTATAAAGGTTATTAcagtaaaaatgaaaaacccGTGCGAGTACACGAGTCAAAAATCTAGTTAATGTCAAGATTTTCTTCTCCAACACTATTTTGGAATTCAAGAAACATCCATCTTGAACGTTATATAAATAGGTGAACATTAACgaggttttttttgttttgtaaaatgcTTTTTTctataatgatgctctaaatcTAATCATGGAAATAGAGTTATCAAGAGTTCAAGAAGCGGAAGAAAATAGATCCCTGAGTAATAAATGAATCTTCTCCGACCTCATTTATGATATTTCCACAGAGGTTCTCTGAAATTCCTTGTCTTGGTTCTTATCTATTGATGAGCCAATGAAACCATAGGGAATCTGAAGAGAAACAAAACGCCACTCAAGTTTTGGTCTAAGTAAAAACTTGAAATGAACAGTAAAGATTCCTGATAAGATCTTGGAAACGTTTGGTCCGAAAGAATGCACCTAGATCTGGTAGTATTCTTATCAATCATGGTAGATCCCAAAGAATGTACTGTATGTGGTCATTACAAAGGAATCACTACTCATAAACCCACAAGGATCAATAAATGTTTCTTATCAAACAGATAAAACACATGACATGACATGGACAAAGAAAAGTGTGATTTAGAATAGAATTTCTCAGAAAATAAGCAAATAATTAAACCATTAACGATGcttttttaacaacaaatcaGAAAGAAACTACTTGGTAGCCTGAGCAATGATGTTACTTATGGAACTAGCCTCCTCTTTCGCAGCCTCCACCAATTGATCCTTCAATTAAAGTAACACATCATAAGTACAACAACCCTTAAGGACTAGAGCATTAAGATTAAGAAACCAAACCTGAGCTGATATTATCCTCGCCACTGTTTTCTTGCTCGACTCTTGAAGCTCACCGGCGATCAACAGCTCATCCAATATATAATACGCCTAGATCGAAAATTGCCATTAATGAAAGTAAGAATATAGGGTGTAATAGAATCATTGCTTTTCACTTAGAATGCTCTCAGAGTTGTGTCTATGCATACCTTGTGGAAGTTAAAAATCAAATCGAGTTCACAAACCTGTAGATCATAGAATAAACAACTCTAAATCAATATCTAGTTGTTTTTTTGGTAAGCTGACAGAAAATCTTTTTGGATATGTGTCAACTCACACTGCCAAAGTAACGGTCAAGAATCTCGACATAGTGATGAATAATCTCCAGTACCTCTAACTCGTTATCCGCCTCATCAATGCACATGCAGAAATACAGGCTTGCATACCTGCACAAATACACAACAATCATCTTCACTACCCATGTTTTTTTTGAAGTATAAGTTCTGTAATCATCTTCAAATGTTTTCTTTGTTTACCTCTTGTAGACAACCTTGTATCCTCTCCATTCGATGAAATTGCAGAGCTTGGGGCCTCGGTTGAGGATGACACCGCTGAGTTCGCGTATGACCTGTCAACATCAAGTTTCCAGGTGTAAAAATCAAAGGGAAAGCAAAGCATAAGCAGCGATGAATGAAGCTGAAAGATTTGATACTGGTAAAACTTGAGGTGTATATACCTTAGACCTTTCCTTCTGTGTATAAGGCGAATACCACTTGGTGAGCCTCACTTTTCCTTGCCGACTAACTAGAAGCACGAAATGTATCTGGAAATACAAAACACCAACCCAAGATTCTTgagccaacaaaaaaaaacaaaaacaagttgaTACATAGAACTAGATAGAAAGTACAACTCCTAGGAAAACATGAACTCAACAAGGTAAATTCTTCGGCAGAAACAGAAGCCACGAACTGTACCTGGAAGTACATACAAACAAGACCCCTAAAAAATTCTTGAGCCAAACGTTTGAACTTGTCTTTTTCTAGGATCAGCTCACTAAAAGGCTTTTATTTGACAAGAATCCTATAACTTCAAGAACGCATTaccctagtttttttttgtccatccaATCAAAACCATTCTGAAATGGAAATTTATAGTGCGTAATTGGTGTTGCCCATCTCCTCCAAGCTCATCAGTTACAAAGCATGAGAAGATCCTAGATCAATATATCTAAAGCTACATCCTACATGTTTGAAAAGAAAGCATTTTTTTTGCAATAGAAGAAACTAACGAAAAGATTAAAGCCCATTATAAGAGATATCAAGGTGAAACAGATCCGCGAGATTCTTTTGCCAAATTCAGAAGAACATAAAGCTAGAAGTAAGGCATAGAACCCAAGAAGCTTAATTACTTCCAACAACAGGCtccatgaaaacaaacaatcaaGCAATCCGTAAGCAGATCCAATCAGATTAAATCGATTACCGATCAAATCGCAACCAGAAAGGAAGGAAGGATCAGAGATAAGGTATCTCAGATTCAAACAATAAAAAGCATCGTCGATAACAAAGGGCACAAGATCGAAAAGGCAGATCCAAAATCCAGACGCCTAAATACAGTAACGGGAAGTATTGAATTGTTACCATGTTTATCCTCGATTCCCAGAAGAGATCTCCCGACGCTGATGAATGATCGTCCCGTCTAacaatgaatgaatgaatgaataaaTCGTTCGTTCGCACATAATAATAACAGCAAGGACCTGAATGTCAGGggtattataataaatatgacatTGTTTAATACGGATCGGATCTACTTTCGGGTCGGATTCATCTCAACCGAATTAACATCGATTGAGAAACTAATAAATCAAAGAATGTTGTAAATGAAGTGTTGGGGAAATACATATATTCTCATTACTGTCGATcagaaggtccatatatatatacaaggtattagatcgtcataaggtcatgtttatcctaacaagataaggataaggataaacactatgttacagatatacattgaatatatactagataaacacatagtctctggttgtctttatcatgtcccggattgggcctgcagtacgggctggtccatggtcgatcatcatttggtttataacactcccccttgatcgacacatccggtacAGGTTCGTTgcatgcttaatgttgcctcattaaaacctctcctcaaaaaccccaaaaccaatgtggcaaaatgggaaaccaaggacagaaaaaagagtacaacacatgaactcccccaGATGAATGCATCACTGTAGTAGACACATTCCCATCTGGTATCTGagtcttcttgaacgttgaagttgcctatgacttggtgaagatgatcagctggattctccttgaatgaacttgtaagtcttggacgttggtatgtcttttggaactccattaagatGTGGTCAGGATGTACATCTTTGCTGCTGATCACTCCatgtcttggttgaactgatggtgcttcaaacggtgctcggatggactttataatctgcaataaaactttacttgcaggtcctttttcatgtcccacggattctctttggttatatggctttcccaaaacgtggacattcaatatatattgagtcatagacccagaacacatacgaacaactttacttcatatctttcgttcattcggacttatatctcttcgtatgtgccaatggctttatccattgtaaccaatcattctttattttcttttgtcgatccatgttgagctatagaccttgtctatattcgttcataatcatgagtgtctaaggtcataccatcaataattatttgctgcaatgaaactcatcacacaaggaattcgcagtcatacactcatgtcctttgtacatggttatcgaccttttcttgctttagcaatgcttataatcattaagccacgaccagacatccttctggtcactatcctggtttatggttctcacttaggcgtgctgacttaatcatacacacacacacggctatgatttttctacagactttccatatgtaaaacatagcatgtttaatcaatcgataacttgtattattgaacctttgaaccattaaacctttttttctcagttggt includes:
- the LOC106390511 gene encoding AP-1 complex subunit sigma-1 is translated as MIHFVLLVSRQGKVRLTKWYSPYTQKERSKVIRELSGVILNRGPKLCNFIEWRGYKVVYKRYASLYFCMCIDEADNELEVLEIIHHYVEILDRYFGSVCELDLIFNFHKAYYILDELLIAGELQESSKKTVARIISAQDQLVEAAKEEASSISNIIAQATK